A genomic window from Candidatus Poribacteria bacterium includes:
- the gcvT gene encoding glycine cleavage system aminomethyltransferase GcvT — MKRTPLYEVHKGLNAKFTEFGSWEMPLQYSSIVKEHLAVRSIVGLFDLSHMGEIEVSGQGANELVQKLSTNDVSRLSNGRVLYTLFCNETGGIVDDLLVYRHADNCYMLVVNAANIEKDLAWVETYNDTGTEVKDISQDTALIALQGPQAIDLLNSFVPERDVSEIPYFRFVLGEVAGIPTVISRTGYTGEVGFELYVPAADAERLWDALYPVVIAVGGQPVGLGARDTLRLEAGLRLYGMDMNDNTNPFEVGLGRFVRLKNRQCIGKSALLAQKRKGITKQLIGFQMLDRAVARAGYTIYQGDERIGCVTSGAPSPSLKCSIGFAAIELRAGSENEKIDVEIRGKLHPAKIVEVPFVSMGT; from the coding sequence ATGAAACGAACGCCCCTTTATGAGGTTCACAAAGGTCTCAATGCGAAATTCACTGAATTCGGCTCTTGGGAGATGCCTCTCCAGTATAGCAGCATTGTTAAGGAACATTTGGCTGTCCGGAGCATCGTCGGTTTGTTTGACCTCTCGCATATGGGAGAGATTGAAGTTTCTGGACAAGGCGCGAACGAATTGGTGCAGAAACTCAGCACAAACGATGTGAGTCGTTTAAGCAACGGGCGTGTGTTGTACACCCTATTCTGCAATGAAACAGGTGGAATCGTTGACGATTTACTCGTTTACCGACATGCTGATAACTGTTATATGCTTGTGGTCAACGCCGCCAATATTGAAAAAGATCTGGCGTGGGTGGAGACCTATAATGATACAGGCACAGAAGTAAAAGACATATCTCAGGATACGGCTCTCATTGCGCTACAAGGTCCACAGGCAATAGACCTTCTGAATTCTTTCGTTCCTGAACGAGATGTCTCCGAGATTCCGTATTTTCGGTTTGTGCTCGGTGAAGTTGCGGGCATCCCTACCGTCATTTCACGGACAGGTTATACAGGGGAAGTTGGCTTTGAGTTATATGTTCCTGCAGCGGACGCCGAGCGCTTGTGGGATGCTCTGTATCCTGTGGTCATCGCGGTAGGCGGTCAACCCGTTGGGCTTGGTGCGCGCGACACATTGCGTCTTGAAGCCGGACTTCGTCTCTACGGCATGGATATGAACGACAACACGAATCCGTTTGAGGTTGGACTGGGTCGATTCGTGAGACTTAAGAACCGACAATGTATCGGCAAGAGTGCACTCCTTGCACAGAAAAGGAAGGGCATCACGAAACAACTCATTGGATTTCAAATGCTTGATCGTGCTGTGGCGCGTGCTGGCTATACTATTTATCAAGGCGATGAACGCATAGGTTGCGTGACCAGCGGTGCTCCTTCGCCGAGTCTCAAATGTAGTATCGGTTTCGCCGCTATCGAATTGCGAGCTGGATCTGAAAATGAAAAAATTGATGTGGAAATTCGTGGTAAACTGCACCCCGCTAAGATTGTGGAGGTGCCTTTTGTTTCAATGGGAACGTAA
- the gcvH gene encoding glycine cleavage system protein GcvH, producing MIPQNLRYMESHEWVRQQDDIATIGISDYAQSEIQDIVYVELPEAGTELTQKTEFGVIESVKAAFDLYAPVSGEVIEVNESLLDAPEQVNESPYDEGWFLKIRMTDASELDALLDADSYQAHIEAEHG from the coding sequence ATGATTCCACAAAATTTAAGATATATGGAAAGCCATGAGTGGGTTAGACAGCAGGACGACATTGCTACTATCGGTATCAGCGATTATGCGCAATCGGAAATTCAGGATATCGTCTATGTTGAATTGCCTGAAGCTGGCACTGAACTCACACAGAAAACGGAATTTGGCGTGATAGAATCTGTCAAAGCCGCATTTGACCTCTATGCCCCTGTCAGTGGGGAAGTTATTGAGGTAAACGAATCCCTCCTTGATGCGCCAGAACAGGTCAATGAATCCCCTTATGATGAAGGATGGTTTCTCAAAATCAGGATGACTGACGCCAGCGAACTTGACGCGCTTCTTGATGCTGATAGTTATCAGGCACATATTGAGGCGGAACATGGATAA
- the gcvP gene encoding aminomethyl-transferring glycine dehydrogenase, whose protein sequence is MDKKQKNGRSFTDRHIGPRSEDIELMLSTLGYSSMTDFIEDVVPADVRLSSSFSLDGDVSGFSESEVLVALKKLASQNQVFRSFIGMGYYNCFVPPVIQRNILENPGWYTQYTPYQAEISQGRLEALLNFQTMVIDLTGLPVANASLLDEATAAAEAMGMCVANAPKKISRNFFVSETCHPQTIAVLQTRAEPLGIELQIGDHRDVNFDTPILGAIVQYPATDGAIYDYSEFAEQVHAAGGLFVTATDLLALTLLRPPSEFGADIAIGSAQRFGVPLGYGGPHAAFLSTHEELKRSIPGRIAGVSQDATGKPAIRLALQTREQHIRREKATSNICTAQVLLAVMAGMYAVYHGPTGLKQIAERVHSLTCTLRAGLDKLGFATGKSPCFDTLCVGVPSGTVEALLESARAKQINLRAIDSTHIGISLDETTTSADVEEILRVFGARTSLESVPVGAGLVPVLPIDLQRKSSYLTHPVFNSYHSETEMLRYIHKLQTKDLSLVNAMIPLGSCTMKLNATAEMVPVTWNEFGELHPFAPQEQAEGYQTLFSQLETWLAEITGYSGISLQPNAGSQGEYAGLLVIRKYHQSHGASHRNVCLIPTSAHGTNPASAVMAGMQVVVVTCDTDGNIDLEDLQLKADKHRENLAAAMITYPSTHGVFEEKIREICDIVHQSGGQIYMDGANLNALVGIGQPADIGADVCHLNLHKTFCIPHGGGGPGMGPIGVKAHLTDFLPTHPLVSVGGDAGIGAVSAAPWGSPGILPISWAYIAMMGTQGLTAATEVAILNANYIAKRLAPHYPVLYTGKNGLVAHECIIDLRTFKKSADIDVTDVAKRLMDYGFHAPTVSWPVLGTMMIEPTESESRAELERFCDALISIREEIAEIEAGVADRVDNVLKNAPHTVEMVTQSEWRHSYSRESAAFPKPWVREAKFWPAVARINEVYGDRNLMCACPPLDEY, encoded by the coding sequence ATGGATAAAAAACAGAAAAACGGAAGATCTTTCACAGATCGACACATCGGTCCTCGTTCAGAAGATATTGAATTGATGTTGTCAACGCTCGGTTATTCTTCAATGACTGATTTCATCGAAGATGTTGTGCCGGCGGACGTTCGTTTATCTTCCTCTTTCAGTTTAGATGGAGATGTCTCTGGGTTTTCAGAGTCGGAGGTGCTTGTTGCACTAAAGAAACTCGCTTCTCAAAACCAGGTCTTTCGCTCTTTTATTGGAATGGGGTACTATAATTGCTTTGTTCCACCAGTCATCCAGCGAAATATTCTGGAAAACCCGGGTTGGTATACCCAATACACACCCTATCAAGCCGAGATTTCACAGGGACGTTTGGAGGCACTGCTTAACTTCCAAACAATGGTGATTGATTTAACCGGTTTACCGGTCGCGAATGCTTCTCTTCTGGACGAAGCAACTGCCGCGGCTGAGGCGATGGGAATGTGCGTGGCAAATGCACCGAAAAAGATCAGTCGAAACTTTTTTGTGTCAGAAACCTGTCATCCACAAACAATCGCTGTTCTACAAACCCGCGCTGAACCCCTCGGCATTGAATTACAAATCGGGGACCATCGTGATGTCAATTTTGACACACCGATCTTAGGCGCTATCGTGCAATATCCCGCCACAGATGGTGCTATCTACGATTACAGTGAGTTTGCTGAACAAGTGCATGCCGCTGGCGGTTTATTCGTTACTGCGACGGACCTGTTGGCACTAACGCTCTTACGTCCTCCCAGTGAGTTTGGTGCTGACATCGCTATCGGTAGCGCACAACGGTTTGGTGTGCCGCTCGGATATGGCGGTCCCCACGCAGCCTTTCTTTCCACACATGAAGAGCTTAAACGGAGTATCCCCGGACGGATTGCGGGTGTTTCTCAAGATGCGACCGGCAAACCGGCTATCCGCTTGGCACTCCAAACGCGGGAGCAGCATATCCGACGCGAAAAAGCGACGAGTAACATTTGCACCGCACAGGTTCTGCTCGCTGTGATGGCGGGGATGTATGCAGTTTATCATGGACCCACAGGACTTAAGCAGATCGCTGAACGCGTCCACTCCCTCACTTGCACATTACGGGCAGGACTTGACAAACTTGGGTTTGCAACAGGGAAATCACCCTGTTTTGATACCCTCTGCGTTGGTGTTCCGTCAGGAACAGTTGAGGCGTTACTCGAATCTGCACGTGCAAAACAAATCAATCTGCGGGCAATTGATTCAACACATATCGGTATCTCTTTAGACGAAACGACAACATCTGCTGATGTCGAAGAAATCCTGCGGGTATTTGGTGCGCGGACGAGTTTGGAAAGCGTTCCTGTAGGGGCAGGTCTTGTGCCTGTCCTTCCAATAGATTTGCAACGGAAGAGTTCCTACCTTACGCATCCTGTTTTCAATAGTTACCATTCCGAAACCGAGATGCTTCGCTATATCCACAAGCTTCAAACCAAAGATCTTTCCCTCGTGAATGCTATGATACCGCTCGGTTCTTGTACGATGAAACTCAACGCAACAGCAGAGATGGTACCGGTAACATGGAATGAATTTGGCGAACTCCACCCGTTCGCACCACAAGAACAAGCAGAGGGGTATCAGACACTATTTTCACAATTGGAGACGTGGTTAGCTGAAATAACCGGCTATAGTGGTATCTCATTGCAACCGAACGCGGGTTCACAAGGGGAATATGCTGGACTGTTAGTCATACGAAAATACCACCAGAGTCACGGAGCGTCACATCGGAATGTCTGTCTCATACCAACATCTGCTCACGGCACAAATCCCGCGAGTGCAGTGATGGCAGGTATGCAAGTTGTCGTTGTCACGTGCGATACGGATGGAAATATTGATCTCGAAGATCTCCAATTAAAAGCTGACAAGCATCGTGAAAATCTCGCTGCTGCCATGATTACATATCCTTCAACACACGGGGTTTTTGAAGAGAAAATTCGAGAAATTTGCGATATTGTCCATCAATCCGGTGGACAAATCTATATGGACGGCGCGAATCTGAATGCCCTTGTTGGCATCGGACAGCCAGCAGATATTGGCGCGGATGTATGCCATTTGAACCTCCACAAAACTTTCTGTATCCCACACGGTGGCGGCGGACCGGGGATGGGACCCATTGGAGTTAAAGCGCATCTGACAGATTTTCTACCGACACATCCACTTGTCTCTGTCGGTGGTGATGCTGGAATTGGTGCCGTGTCTGCTGCGCCGTGGGGAAGTCCGGGAATTTTGCCGATCTCTTGGGCATATATTGCGATGATGGGAACGCAAGGACTTACAGCCGCGACAGAAGTTGCAATTTTGAACGCTAACTATATTGCCAAACGGCTTGCCCCGCATTATCCTGTCCTTTATACTGGAAAGAACGGCTTAGTTGCTCATGAGTGTATCATTGATTTGCGTACCTTCAAGAAGAGTGCTGATATAGATGTGACGGATGTCGCAAAGCGACTGATGGATTATGGATTCCACGCACCGACTGTCTCTTGGCCCGTCCTGGGAACGATGATGATTGAACCGACGGAAAGCGAATCGAGAGCGGAATTAGAACGGTTCTGTGACGCTCTCATCTCAATACGTGAAGAGATAGCGGAGATTGAGGCGGGTGTCGCTGATCGGGTAGACAATGTGTTGAAGAACGCTCCGCACACTGTAGAGATGGTTACACAATCTGAGTGGCGGCACTCCTATTCCCGTGAGAGCGCTGCGTTTCCGAAACCTTGGGTCCGCGAGGCTAAATTCTGGCCAGCAGTCGCACGTATCAATGAGGTTTACGGAGATAGGAATCTTATGTGCGCCTGCCCACCACTTGACGAATATTAA
- the trkA gene encoding Trk system potassium transporter TrkA: MKAIIIGAGEVGFHIAKLLTVQANDVVLIDESEAACDRVNEQLDLQTLHGSGASPRLLKTAGIDEADLIIAVTNSDEINILACQIAGRSGVHTKIARVSNPDYFSTESGLTPKDFGIDLLVNPEQRCVAEFVRLLQIPEAREIVEFEEGRVQLVSFRTKQSNPLIGKPLAELDASGLLADIRFAAISRRGNPNNGNPISNGSRHIIIPRGADALRQGDEVFVIGSALAVEQLLRISGITFNQQLDRVIIVGASPIGIGLARALEENDTNVKLIEADQTQARLASQMLKRTTVLQGDYLQFRLLEEAGIEGVNGFVSVTGDDENDIMACMTAKENGAQRVLALVQRPSYLPLLARIPRLDGAVSRHLTVVSNILRLIRRGNIISVASLHGIDAEVIEIVAGVNAKIVHKELSSFSTKFPENAFIGAVIRREKLIIPTGQSVIQPADRVIVFSMPGAIPIVEDLFEERRD, translated from the coding sequence ATGAAAGCGATAATTATAGGCGCAGGAGAGGTTGGATTCCATATTGCCAAACTTCTCACTGTCCAAGCTAACGATGTTGTTCTCATTGATGAGTCCGAGGCTGCCTGCGACCGAGTGAATGAACAATTGGACTTGCAAACGCTGCACGGATCCGGGGCATCCCCGCGTCTCCTGAAAACCGCTGGGATTGACGAAGCGGATCTCATCATTGCCGTTACGAATAGTGATGAGATTAATATACTCGCTTGTCAGATAGCCGGCAGATCCGGTGTCCACACAAAGATCGCGCGGGTCTCAAATCCTGACTACTTCTCCACGGAGAGTGGACTCACGCCTAAAGATTTCGGTATTGATCTTCTGGTGAATCCAGAGCAGCGCTGTGTTGCTGAATTTGTCCGACTCTTGCAGATCCCTGAGGCACGGGAGATTGTTGAATTTGAAGAAGGAAGAGTCCAGCTTGTTTCCTTTCGGACCAAACAGTCAAACCCGTTAATAGGAAAACCGCTCGCAGAGCTGGATGCAAGTGGTCTGCTTGCTGATATTCGTTTTGCTGCTATTAGTCGTCGTGGAAACCCCAATAACGGTAACCCGATCAGTAACGGCAGCAGACACATTATCATTCCAAGGGGAGCTGATGCTTTGCGACAAGGCGACGAGGTCTTTGTTATCGGCAGTGCGTTGGCAGTTGAGCAATTATTACGCATTAGCGGTATTACATTTAACCAGCAGCTGGACCGTGTTATCATTGTGGGTGCGAGTCCCATCGGTATTGGACTCGCCCGTGCGCTTGAAGAAAACGATACCAACGTCAAACTCATTGAAGCCGATCAAACACAAGCGCGACTTGCATCCCAAATGCTAAAGCGCACCACCGTTTTGCAAGGCGATTATCTTCAATTCAGACTCCTTGAAGAGGCAGGTATAGAGGGCGTTAACGGATTCGTCTCCGTTACAGGGGACGATGAAAACGATATTATGGCATGTATGACTGCCAAAGAGAACGGTGCTCAGCGTGTCCTCGCGCTCGTTCAACGACCAAGTTATCTTCCCTTGTTGGCACGGATTCCAAGACTTGATGGTGCCGTCAGTCGACATCTCACAGTTGTTAGCAATATCCTGCGGCTCATCCGTCGTGGCAATATAATTTCTGTTGCCTCGCTTCACGGTATAGATGCCGAAGTCATTGAAATTGTTGCTGGCGTCAACGCGAAGATTGTCCACAAGGAACTCTCCTCTTTCAGTACAAAATTTCCGGAAAATGCATTTATCGGTGCCGTTATTCGACGGGAAAAACTCATTATCCCGACCGGTCAATCTGTTATCCAACCTGCAGACCGCGTTATTGTCTTTAGTATGCCCGGTGCGATTCCGATTGTTGAAGATCTGTTCGAGGAGCGGAGAGACTAA